The genome window GAATGGCCCGTGCTACGTAACAGCGCCGGATGAATCCGGCTAGTACTCTGCGGGCTAAATAACTATGCAGTAACCAAGGTCCTTCACCAGAAGTAGGGACGGTCTTTAACTGCATACTTATCTACGCTAAGCTGTACTAGCTCACGCACCGCCTAGCTCACGCACCGCCTAGCTGGCGTGCTGGCGTGCTGGCGTGCTGACGTGCTGACGTGGCGCGTGAACCTTCGCGCCTTCGTGGTCCAAACCATCCCTACCTCACGGTACGCCTGCTGGCGGCGTCCCCGCGGCCTTCGTGCCCTTCGCGCTTCGTGGTCTTACCTCACGGTACGCCTGCTGGCGCGTGAACCTTCGCGCCTTCGTGGTCCAAACCGTCCCCGTGTCCCTACCTCACGGTACGCCTGCTGGCGGCGTCCCCGTGTCCCCATGTCCCCATGTCCCTACCTCACGGTACGCCTGCTGGCGGCGTCCCCGCGTCCGCCATCTTCAGGAGATGAGAGAGATCAATGTTTCTGCCACGCGATCCTGCTGTGACTCCCTCATCTCGGGATAGAGGGGCAGGGAGAGCACTTGATTGGCAGCGGCCTCGGCAACAGGGAATCGTCCGGCAGGGATCTCCAGGAAGCCATAGGCCGGTTGCAGGTGGAGGGGAATCGGGTAATGAACGCCCGCACCGATTCCCTGTTGCCGGAGTTGGTCCATAATTCGATCACGGCCGGCTGTGCGCACCACGTACAGATGCCAGGCCGACCTGGCGTGCTCCCCAACGCTGGGAAGGATAAGATCGCTGCCGGCCAGTAGTTCAGTGTAGCGGGCGGCAAGCTGGCGGCGGGCAACATTGGCGGCTTCAAGATGGGGAAGCTTGGCAGAAAGAATCGCAGCCTGCAGGGCATCCAGGCGATGGCCAAAACCTAACTCGTCATGTACATATTTACTGGAACGGCCGTGGTTGCGCAGTTTGCTGATCGCAGATGCCAGCGCGTCATCGTTGGTGACGACAGCGCCGCCATCGCCGTAACATCCCAGGTTTTTTCCCGGGTAAAAGCTGAAACAGGCGGGGTTGCCCAGGTTGCCAACCCGACGATTCCGGAAGGTGGCCCCATGGGCCTGGGCAGCATCTTCGATCACTTTCAACCCGTGGCGTCCGGCGATTTCCATCAGTGTGTCCATCTCAGCCGGTTGGCCGTAGAGGTGGACCGGGATAATGGCACGGGTGCGCTGGCTGACACCTGCCTCAACGGCCTCGGGGTCCAGGTTGTAGGTGAAGGGGTCAATGTCGGCGAAAACGGGCGTTGCACCGGTCGCCGAGATTGCCTCTGCGGTGGCGATGAAGGTAAATGGCGTCGTAATGACCTCATCACCGGGGCCGATGTTGTAGGCTCGCAGCACCAATTCAAGTGCCGCCGTACCTGAGCCCACACCGATGGCGTGTTTCGCATGGCAAAAACCGGCGAAGGCCGTCTCGAACGCGTCAACCTCCGGCCCCAGGATGAAGCCGGTGCTTTCAACCACGCGCGAGATTGCCTCGTCAATGGCTGGCTTCAGGGTCCTGTATTGTGCCTTCAGGTCGACCAGGGGAATGTATTCGGTCAAGGGAATCCAATAAGCCTCTACCGGTCCTGGGGATTGTTTTCAGCGCCGCTCATCCTGAGCCGCTGAAACTCGTTGTCATACGATTCGATCAGGTCCGGCGGGATGAGAGACAGGCGCCGTTCCAGGCGTTTGATCTCCATTTTGACATGCCTCAGATCATCGACCAGCTCCGAAGGTGGGTTCAGGCCATAGCGGGATCTCTGCAGCTCCAGCCGGGCCAGGTCCTCGCGCCGGGAAATCAGCTGGCGAAGCAGGTAGCGGGTCTCCTGTTCCTGGGCGGCCCGAATCATCTCAAGGGTGACACGGTCGGTGACTTCGCTGGCCTCCAGCCCCATCTTCAGATCTTCCACATTCTGTTTGAGCCAGCGCGCCAGGAATTCATTTCCAATGTGGGCTTCGTTTGATATCATGCGGATCTGTCCCAAACGTTCCAGACTGAAAATGAATTCTTCCACCACTGCC of Chloroflexota bacterium contains these proteins:
- a CDS encoding DegT/DnrJ/EryC1/StrS family aminotransferase is translated as MTEYIPLVDLKAQYRTLKPAIDEAISRVVESTGFILGPEVDAFETAFAGFCHAKHAIGVGSGTAALELVLRAYNIGPGDEVITTPFTFIATAEAISATGATPVFADIDPFTYNLDPEAVEAGVSQRTRAIIPVHLYGQPAEMDTLMEIAGRHGLKVIEDAAQAHGATFRNRRVGNLGNPACFSFYPGKNLGCYGDGGAVVTNDDALASAISKLRNHGRSSKYVHDELGFGHRLDALQAAILSAKLPHLEAANVARRQLAARYTELLAGSDLILPSVGEHARSAWHLYVVRTAGRDRIMDQLRQQGIGAGVHYPIPLHLQPAYGFLEIPAGRFPVAEAAANQVLSLPLYPEMRESQQDRVAETLISLIS